A genomic stretch from Oryzias latipes chromosome 24, ASM223467v1 includes:
- the LOC105353901 gene encoding uncharacterized protein LOC105353901 isoform X2, whose translation MYCPFCGHQQHSKPMFCCSCGKNIKFLCDVDDDKPGTTTGKSMLESFQTFRSLKEKERRGSFKNKKRSLNDNLKLVKISVGLMRLQDGGLKAVRGSVLPLLVQPEVDATALQRAAEQKLKAFHRNLPSGPYSLLYPDCTKICNIPGTEVPFTLKEYKEALGKAYQRITLYICTAEDFFTSSQETNHESDSSDSEVIIRSPRSKEFNTADTLLWEPADGEPGTDSTAPEVPGTSSGTMETTCYSKYTELYAPIVIEDEDDSDRVECNHDIEEDEGMDKPSISEITANLALEIDHRAVSRFNICRSDIWNGAVRGFKRATFSEKKDILVKFSDNEGTLEEGIDTGGPKREFLSLLMKELKKRPIFDGPMESRYLVYNSTAILEDEYYLAGKMIAVSIVHGGPGPYFLSKNLISYISGQDSFKSSVGEITDEEIGKVLKEV comes from the exons ATGTATTGTCCTTTTTGTGGACACCAGCAGCATTCTAAGCCAATGTTTTGCTGTTCGTGTGGAAAGAACATTAAATTCCTTTGTGATGTTGATGATGACAAGCCTGGCACAA CTACTGGAAAAAGTATGTTGGAGTCATTTCAGACTTTCCGGAGTCTGAAGGAGAAAGAAAGACGAGGATCtttcaaaaataagaaaagatcaCTAAACGACAACCTTAAGCTTGTGAAG ATTTCAGTAGGTCTTATGCGGCTACAAGATGGTGGACTGAAGGCTGTAAGAGGATCAGTGCTTCCCCTTTTGGTGCAACCAGAGGTGGATGCAACCGCATTGCAGAGAGCAGCTGAGCAAAAGCTGAAGGCCTTCCACAGAAATTTACCAAGTGGTCCTTACTCACTGCTCTACCCTGACTGTACAAAGATTTGTAATATACCGGGAACAGAAGTACCTTTCACTCTAAAAGAGTACAAGGAGGCATTGGGGAAGGCCTACCAAAGGATCACACTGTACATTTGTACAGCTGAAGATTTCTTTACCTCTT CTCAGGAAACCAACCATGAATCTGACTCATCAGATTCAGAAGTGATCATCAGGAGTCCGAGGTCTAAAGAATTCAATACAGCTGATACATTA CTATGGGAACCTGCAGATGGAGAGCCAGGCACTGATTCAACAGCTCCT GAGGTCCCAGGAACGTCATCAGGCACAATGGAAACTACATGCTATAG TAAATATACTGAGCTTTATGCGCCCATTGTAATTGAGGATGAGGATGACTCAGACAGGGTTGAGTGCAACCATGACATTGAAGAAGATGAAGG GATGGACAAACCATCTATATCTGAGATAACGGCAAACCTGGCCCTTGAGATCGACCATCGAGCTGTCAGCAGATTTAACATCTGTCGCTCTGACATTTGGAATGGAGCAGTCAGAGGATTTAAAAGGGCAacattttcagagaaaaaagacATCTTAGTGAAATTCTCTGACAATGAAGGGACTCTTGAGGAAGGTATCGATACTGGTGGTCCCAAGAGAGAATTCCTCTCCCTTCTGATGAAGGAGCTGAAGAAACGGCCCATATTTGATGGACCCATGGAGAGCCGCTATCTGGTCTACAACTcaacag CTATCCTAGAGGATGAATACTATTTAGCAGGCAAGATGATTGCTGTGTCCATTGTACATGGCGGACCGGGTCCATATTTCCTCTCAAAGAACCTAATCAGTTACATCTCAGGGCAGGACAGTTTCAAGTCATCTGTAGGAGAGATAACAGATGAGGAGATAGGGAAAGTCCTAAAAGAGGTATGA
- the LOC105353901 gene encoding uncharacterized protein LOC105353901 isoform X1 produces the protein MYCPFCGHQQHSKPMFCCSCGKNIKFLCDVDDDKPGTSEATGKSMLESFQTFRSLKEKERRGSFKNKKRSLNDNLKLVKISVGLMRLQDGGLKAVRGSVLPLLVQPEVDATALQRAAEQKLKAFHRNLPSGPYSLLYPDCTKICNIPGTEVPFTLKEYKEALGKAYQRITLYICTAEDFFTSSQETNHESDSSDSEVIIRSPRSKEFNTADTLLWEPADGEPGTDSTAPEVPGTSSGTMETTCYSKYTELYAPIVIEDEDDSDRVECNHDIEEDEGMDKPSISEITANLALEIDHRAVSRFNICRSDIWNGAVRGFKRATFSEKKDILVKFSDNEGTLEEGIDTGGPKREFLSLLMKELKKRPIFDGPMESRYLVYNSTAILEDEYYLAGKMIAVSIVHGGPGPYFLSKNLISYISGQDSFKSSVGEITDEEIGKVLKEV, from the exons ATGTATTGTCCTTTTTGTGGACACCAGCAGCATTCTAAGCCAATGTTTTGCTGTTCGTGTGGAAAGAACATTAAATTCCTTTGTGATGTTGATGATGACAAGCCTGGCACAA GTGAAGCTACTGGAAAAAGTATGTTGGAGTCATTTCAGACTTTCCGGAGTCTGAAGGAGAAAGAAAGACGAGGATCtttcaaaaataagaaaagatcaCTAAACGACAACCTTAAGCTTGTGAAG ATTTCAGTAGGTCTTATGCGGCTACAAGATGGTGGACTGAAGGCTGTAAGAGGATCAGTGCTTCCCCTTTTGGTGCAACCAGAGGTGGATGCAACCGCATTGCAGAGAGCAGCTGAGCAAAAGCTGAAGGCCTTCCACAGAAATTTACCAAGTGGTCCTTACTCACTGCTCTACCCTGACTGTACAAAGATTTGTAATATACCGGGAACAGAAGTACCTTTCACTCTAAAAGAGTACAAGGAGGCATTGGGGAAGGCCTACCAAAGGATCACACTGTACATTTGTACAGCTGAAGATTTCTTTACCTCTT CTCAGGAAACCAACCATGAATCTGACTCATCAGATTCAGAAGTGATCATCAGGAGTCCGAGGTCTAAAGAATTCAATACAGCTGATACATTA CTATGGGAACCTGCAGATGGAGAGCCAGGCACTGATTCAACAGCTCCT GAGGTCCCAGGAACGTCATCAGGCACAATGGAAACTACATGCTATAG TAAATATACTGAGCTTTATGCGCCCATTGTAATTGAGGATGAGGATGACTCAGACAGGGTTGAGTGCAACCATGACATTGAAGAAGATGAAGG GATGGACAAACCATCTATATCTGAGATAACGGCAAACCTGGCCCTTGAGATCGACCATCGAGCTGTCAGCAGATTTAACATCTGTCGCTCTGACATTTGGAATGGAGCAGTCAGAGGATTTAAAAGGGCAacattttcagagaaaaaagacATCTTAGTGAAATTCTCTGACAATGAAGGGACTCTTGAGGAAGGTATCGATACTGGTGGTCCCAAGAGAGAATTCCTCTCCCTTCTGATGAAGGAGCTGAAGAAACGGCCCATATTTGATGGACCCATGGAGAGCCGCTATCTGGTCTACAACTcaacag CTATCCTAGAGGATGAATACTATTTAGCAGGCAAGATGATTGCTGTGTCCATTGTACATGGCGGACCGGGTCCATATTTCCTCTCAAAGAACCTAATCAGTTACATCTCAGGGCAGGACAGTTTCAAGTCATCTGTAGGAGAGATAACAGATGAGGAGATAGGGAAAGTCCTAAAAGAGGTATGA
- the LOC111947097 gene encoding uncharacterized protein LOC111947097: MGPNETWHVDGYDKLKPFGIAINGCIDGFSRKIMWLNCGKTNNDPSVIAQYYVNCIVEHGVFPKRLRTDCGTENGTMAALHCTLRSEHTDEFAGAKSHMYGTSTSNQRIESWWSYFRKQRSQFWMDLLSDLRERHLFNGSPAHTNLVRYCFLGVLQKELDEYKHYWNTHTIRPVRQSRCPSGKPEAMYYVPQRFDGSNCGFPASAQTLNHITSIMPVPATPGGDEHETLFGELQQESGLRAPVQWESAVENYITLKTMAGL; the protein is encoded by the exons ATGGGACCAAACGAAACCTGGCACGTTGATGGGTATGATAAATTAAAACCTTTTGGAATTGCAATAAATGGCTGCATTGATGGCTTCTCCAGAAAAATTATGTGGCTGAATTGCGGAAAGACCAACAACGACCCTTCAGTAATTGCTCAATACTATGTCAACTGTATAGTTGAGCATGGAGTTTTTCCAAAGCGGCTCCGCACAGATTGTGGCACTGAAAATGGCACAATGGCCGCCCTTCACTGTACCCTGAGATCAGAGCATACAGATGAGTTCGCAGGTGCTAAAAGCCACATGTATGGAACTTCAACATCAAACCAGCGGATTGAAAGCTGGTGGTCCTACTTCCGGAAACAAAG GAGCCAATTTTGGATGGATCTTCTCAGTGACTTGAGGGAGCGACATCTCTTCAATGGCAGCCCTGCACATACAAATTTGGTGCGATACTGCTTCCTGGGAGTTCTGCAGAAAGAACTGGATGAATACAAGCATTATTGGAACACGCACACCATTCGTCCTGTTCGCCAATCCCGGTGCCCATCTGGTAAACCTGAGGCAATGTATTATGTACCTCAAAG atttgatgGAAGCAATTGTGGTTTCCCAGCATCTGCCCAAACCTTAAACCACATCACCAGCATCATGCCAGTGCCAGCAACTCCAGGTGGGGATGAGCATGAAACTCTATTTGGAGAACTGCAACAAGAGAGTGGTCTAAGAGCTCCTGTGCAGTGGGAATCAGCTGTAGAGAACTACATCACCCTAAAAACCATGGCTGGTCTGTAA
- the LOC105357876 gene encoding C-type mannose receptor 2-like, which yields MTWFEAQRFCRDKHTDLVSGLQQLRDEKLKKVIEQHFSSYDFVYIGLFNDAWEWSDGSSFSFRQWDENNYGGGNKYAMLTQSGMSKTNNGNDGKPFFCYEDHVILIKENRTWEEALYYCRHHHHDLVTITNMDEQRWVQEKTKNASSPFVWTGLRYTCSLGFWFWVSDEVVHYKNWNSPGQVNECDMSGAMETGGEHKWFKKHDEEKFNFFCSK from the exons ATGACCTGGTTTGAAGCTCAGAGGTTCTGCAGGGACAAACACACTGACCTGGTCAGTGGACTGCAGCAGCTACgagatgaaaaactgaaaaaagttaTAGAGCAACACTTTAGTTCTTATGATTTTGTTTACATTGGTTTGTTCAATGATGCCTGGGAGTGGTCCGATGGCAGCAGTTTCTCTTTCAGACAGTGGGATGAAAACAATTATGGAGGTGGTAATAAATATGCCATGTTAACTCAATCAGGAATGTCAAAAACTAACAATGGTAATGATGGGAAACCCTTCTTCTGTTATGAAG ATCATGTGATCCTGATCAAAGAGAACAGGACCTGGGAGGAGGCCTTATACTACTGCAGACATCACCACCATGACCTGGTCACCATCACTAACATGGATGAACAGAGATGGGTCCAGGAGAAAACCAAGAATGCCTCCTCTCCCTTTGTGTGGACTGGACTGCGCTACACCTGCTCTCtggggttctggttctgggtcaGTGATGAGGTGGTCCACTACAAGAACTGGAACTCACCTGGACAGGTGAATGAGTGTGACATGTCAGGAGCCAtggagacaggaggagaacacAAGTGGTTCAAGAAACATGATGAGGAGAagttcaactttttctgttcaaagtaa